The following DNA comes from Allobranchiibius huperziae.
TCTACGCGTACTTCGACTCGCGCAGCGATCTGATGAAGGCGTTGATCGACGAGCAGCTCAACGAGCGGTTGCTTCGCACTCGATCCCCCGAACACGGCTCCACGGCGCAGGATCTGATCGATGCGGTGCGCGACGGGAGCCGACCCGCGATCCACGCCTGGCTGACCCAGACCTCGGACCGGTGGCCCTCGATCCGACCGATCATCCGGATCGGACGAGATGCGGCCGCGGTCGACCCCGAGCTGCGCGACCTCGTGGACCGGTGGCTCGAGGAGGCGATCAGCGATGTCGAGGACGGCCTCGCGCAGGCGCGCCGCTTCAAGCCCCGGCAGCGCCATTTCCGCGGTGTCCTCGCGATGTCCCAGCTCGACTACGTGGCCCAGCACTGGGGCGAGGCGGACTGGAAGATCACCCGCGAGCAGATGCTCGCCGAACTCGCCGACAGTTGGGTGAGCCTGCTCGGCGACTGATCCCGATCGCGGGAGGGATCAGCCCTGTCCCCAGTCGGCGATTCGCCACGGCTGGGTGCTGGAGCTTCGGACGAGGTAGTAGGACCAGGGCTGCCGGCCGTCCTGCATGCCGCTCCAGTCGTGGAACACCGCATCGGTATCGACGACCGCGACCTGGCGGTAGCGGGTCACTCTGCTGTCGGGGAAGTCGGCCCCTGTGGCCACCGGGGCCGCGCCGGTGATCTTCAGGTGGGTGATCGTGGGGCCGCCGAACCATCCGTGCTGCTCGAGGTCCGGCCCCATCGTCTGTATCGAGTTCGATGTGGTGTAGTCGCGGGCGTCCAAGGCGCGCACATACGCACGCACGACATCGGTCGGGGACGTTGCGGGGCCCGGTAGCGCGACCGACCCGCGGGGCATCGACCACCACACGAAGCCGCCGGTCAACAGCAGAAGGGCAACGGTGGCGGCGACGAGGACTCGTACCTGCGTGTTCTGCACGATCGGAAGTATCGCGGCGAGCGTGCATCGGCGGGCCGGAACGAGGGAACGTTTCGGAATCTCCTTCTCCGGTGATCGATCGGCGAACGCCTCGATTGGTGTACTCGGCCATCACAAACACTTGACAAGATGTTAGCTTAATAGTCACGCTGTTAGTCCACCACCCCGGTGTGACCCCGCTCACCCTGCCGCGTCGCACCGCCCCCGGGGTGGTCCTGACTCCAGGAGGACAGCATGACCACCATCTCGGCGCCGCCCAGCATCGATCTCGACCTCTTCGCCGACGAGGTGCTCCTCGACCCGTACCCGACGTACGCGCAGCTGCGCGACCTCGGCGGCGTCGTGCACCTGCCCATCAACGACGTCTACGCCCTCACCCGGTACGACGTCGTCCGCGACGTCCTCGCGGACTGGGAATCGTTCTCCTCACGCTCGATCGGCTTCAACCCGATGGTGAACGAGGCGTTGACCGGCACCTCGTTGGCCTCCGACCCGCCGATCCACAGTCAGCTGCGCGCGACGCTCACCGAGAACCTCTCGCCCCGCGCCTTACGGGGCCTGAAGGACCAGA
Coding sequences within:
- a CDS encoding TetR family transcriptional regulator produces the protein MASLREAQKQMTRRLLLDAGLDLFGSKGYAATTVDEIATAAGTTRVTFYAYFDSRSDLMKALIDEQLNERLLRTRSPEHGSTAQDLIDAVRDGSRPAIHAWLTQTSDRWPSIRPIIRIGRDAAAVDPELRDLVDRWLEEAISDVEDGLAQARRFKPRQRHFRGVLAMSQLDYVAQHWGEADWKITREQMLAELADSWVSLLGD
- a CDS encoding DUF4829 domain-containing protein → MQNTQVRVLVAATVALLLLTGGFVWWSMPRGSVALPGPATSPTDVVRAYVRALDARDYTTSNSIQTMGPDLEQHGWFGGPTITHLKITGAAPVATGADFPDSRVTRYRQVAVVDTDAVFHDWSGMQDGRQPWSYYLVRSSSTQPWRIADWGQG